The following DNA comes from Peribacillus sp. FSL E2-0218.
ATATTGGCCGTCATTTCCACAATGACTTTGTCTTAATGGTTCATCGCGATAGTAACTTCTATTTGGAAGTGGGGCAGGTCTCCTATGCAGCCCTTTTTTCAGCCAACTGGAATAAAGGGATGTCTTTCGATGAGATTCATGCACCTGTCCCATTTGTATCGCGAAAAGGCGATGAGCTAGCAGAGCGCGTTCGTAAGTTTTTATTATCCATTGAGCCAGGAAAGCCATGGACTCGGATTAACTGGAACCTGATGGCAGACCGTTGGGATGTCAATTATGAAACGATGGATGTGTGGGAACCGCAGCGTTCTGAGATAACGCCCGAAAGTGCAGGAAAGCTAGTTCGTTTACGAGTTGAAGAACAAAAATTTTATCGCATGCCACGAAGCAACGCGATTCTATTCGTATTGAACACCCAGTTCCTGCCACTTGAAGATTTGACATTGCGCCAGGAGTGGTTTGATCTGACATATAGCGTGCTCCAGGATATTCCGGAACCTATGGCTGAATACAAAGGGATAGCTCCATTTCTTCCACAATCGGTCGAATATTTGAGACGCATTGATGAAAAACGGTAAAGCGAACAAAGAAAATAAGGAGGATAGTGCCTTGTACAATAGTCCAGTATTATTTGATAAATCTGTTACAATCGTAAATCAATTCACTCCTCGGAAAGAACGGAGAAAATTTGTCGTCATAACGGATCAAGCCGGGTACGAAAAGGCGAAGAATTTCACTTCTGAAATATTAGGTACAGTGCCTTTCGAGTGCCTTACTATTAACAGTGTGGAAGATAAAGAGAAGGTTAAGAGATTCTTCTTGTCACAGAAGATGGGGACGCAATGTTATATTGCGGCTGAGTGGAACAATGCTGTTATGGTCTTCTCGCTTGGGGTAGAGGCGGGTCTATCTGAAGATGAGATCCAGACAATGATTATCGGGCCCAAACGCCGCTACGTTTATTGCATGAAATGCTTCGAAGTTTCGGAAGTCTCAGTAGAAGCAGCGATTGCAGAATGTGACCATTGTAGAGCCAGTCTTGAAATCGGTCCTTTTTATTCAATCGTACGGGAAGGTTATATTGGTTACCCATTCATCCCAGTCGACAAAGAAAAAGTAGCAGGGAGTTGATCATCATGCGATTAGTGGGAAATATTCAAATGAAAGTAAATAGGATCATTCAAGAAACTCCACTCGTGAGACAGTTCGAGTTGATTCCGGTTGATGGAAACCCATTGCCTGCTTTTACTGGAGGTTCGCATGTAACTACATTCATGCCGGCCGGAGAAACGATTTTCGAGAGGGAATACTCCATTATCAGCCATCCGAGAGACCGTAAGAAATATGCCATTTCAATCCGTCGTGACGAGGCGTCTCGCGGAGGCTCTGCATACTGGCATGATTATGTAAAGGAAGATACTAGGCTGGAAGTCAGCTTTCCTAAAAACAACTTCCCTCTCAGCTTTCGAGCGAAGCATCATGCGTTTTATGCAGCTGGAATAGGCATCACTCCATTTTTGGCGATGATGGAAGACATGGCTGCTGAAGGCCAAACCTTTGAACTCCATTATGCAGCACGCACACCGGAATTATGTGCTTTTTATGATCTGTTGAAAGCTAAATATCCGGATCAATGCACTTTTTATTTTTCGCAGGCAGAAGCGAAAAGCAGAATGACACCTGCGACGATGATGGATCATCGTATTGGCACACATGTTTATTTTTGCGGACCGCTCGAGATGGTGCAACAGTATCGTGAGGCAGCCAGTTCATATGGGTATCCCGAACATGCGATTCACCTCGAATTATTCGCCGCAAAAAATGATGGGCCCAAAGATCCTTTCTTTGTTGACCTTACAGATAGCGATCGGTCCATCTCGGTTCATGAAGGAGAAACACTGCTTGAAGCCCTTTTAAGGGAAGGAATTGATGCACCGTATTCATGTAAAGTCGGCGGGTGCGGAAGCTGTGAGGTAGCTGTCGATGATGGGGAAGTGGACCACCGTGATTTCTTCCTTAGCGAAGAAAACCGCCAATCACGCAACTCAATCCTGACATGCTGCTCACGGGCGAAGGGAGACAGACTTGCTTTAAAACTTTAATACTTCAATACAAGGTAAAAAAATGAATCGGAGGCTAAAACATGACAATTATAGAAACGGCAGTTTTAGAACTGAAAAATTACATTAATGGTGAGTGGCAGTCTTCATCTTCAAATGAAGTAATTCCGGTCATTAATCCTGCGACACAGGAAATCATCGCTAGGGCACCGCGAGCGACCAAGGAAGAAACGGAACTAGCCATCTCAGCTGCGAAAGACACATTCAAAAGCGGAGTCTGGTCAGGACTTACAGCACAAGAGCGTGCTTCCTATTTATATAAAATCGCAGATAAAATTGATGAACGTGCGGAAGAGTTAACGATTCTTGAAACAATGGATAACGGGAAACTTAAAGCAGAGGCGGCTTTCGATATTGCCGATGCAGCTTCGTGTTTTCGTTACTACGCCGGCTTGGTTCAACATCCAGAAGGGGAAACATACCAAGTTCCCGCTCCCGTACAAGCTATGGTCGTTCGCGAGCCTGTAGGTGTAGCTGGTTTGATTGTACCTTGGAACTTCCCTCTTCTAATGAGTGTATGGAAAATCGCACCTGCCCTTGCGGCAGGTAATACGATAGTGTATAAACCGGCAGAAGTGACACCTGTTACAGCAACGAAGCTGTTTGAAATCTTAGAGGAAGCGGGCATCCCAAAAGGAGTCGCCAATATGGTGATGGGCCGCGGGACTGTCGTAGGCCAAACAATTGCCGAAAGCAAGGATGTTGACATGGTTTCATTTACAGGAAGTACAGACGTTGGCCGCTCGATCATGAAAGCGGCAGCAGGCAATTTAAAGAAAATTTCCCTTGAGCTTGGCGGTAAATCACCTAACATCGTTTTTGCGGATGCGGATTTAGAAACAGCGGTCGATTACGGATTGTTCGGTATCTTCTTCGGTGCAGGACAAGTATGTTCGTCAGGTAGCCGCATTCTTGTTGAAGAAAGCATGTATGCTGAATATGTAAAATGCTTTGTGGAACGCGCAAGTAAAATTAAAGTTGGACCTGGTCTTGCACAAGGAAGCCATATGGGAGCGATAGTAAGCGAAGCACAAATGAAGAGTATTTTAAATTATATTGAAATAGGCAAACAGGAAGGTGCGACACTTGCAACAGGAGGTTACCGGCTCGTTGATGACGGTCTTGACAAAGGATTCTTCCTTGCACCGACTGTCTTCACCAATGTAACAACTGACATGCGCATCGTTCAAGAGGAAATCTTTGGTCCAGTTGTTGTCATCCAAAAGTTTAAAGATGAAGAAGAGGCTATTAAACTGGCAAATGATACAGACTACGGGCTAGCAGGAGGCGTCTTCTCTAACGACGGGGCAAAAGCACTGCGTGTAATCAAGAAAATACGAGCGGGCATTACATGGGTAAATGATTATCATCCAACATTTGTCGAGGCCCCATGGGGCGGTTACAAACAGAGCGGGATTGGACGCAGTTTAGGAAAATACGGCTTAGACGAATACCAAGAAATTAAACAAATCAACATTAATCTCGATGTAAAACCGATTGGCTGGTTCCCCAATTAAGCTAGAGAAGAAGCAAACAACTTGTAAAAAACCTAATCCAATTACGGATTAGGTTTTTTGGATTGTCCAGCAGAAGATTCCTTTATTTGCTATTTTACGCAATATAGATATAAAAGTTAAACTAGGCCTCTAAGGTCATATAAAATTATTTATCACTATAATAGAATTTAGTCAGGAATTTATTGATAGGGAGGTAATGTACTTGCATTCAAGGTCATACAAAATATTGAGATCCATGATGCAACGGGACGACGATGTAATCATTGGTCACCATCTTGCCAAATTAACAAATGTCTCGGCAAGAACGATTCAGAAAGATATAAAGATGCTCAATGATATAGTGAAACAGTATGGAGCATGTATCCATTCTATTCGGAGCGTTGGTTACAAGTTGGAGATTAATGATCCTGAAACGTTCTACCTGTTTATCAAAGAAGAGCAAAAGAGGCAAGGAGTGGAAACGGAAGTCCCAGGTGATACCGAAGAAAGAGTTCTTTTTTTATTAAGGAGATTACTTCTTGCTGAAGGTTATGTAAAGCAGGATGATTTAGCTGAGGAAATGTATGTCAGTAAATCAACCATTCAAAAACTAATGAAGGATGTAAGGGAAAAGCTGGCTGTGTACAAGTTGACCCTACCAAGCAAGTCAAGTTTTGGACTTAAGATTGAGGGAGATGAGTTTAATTATCGTTCCTGTATTTCTGAATATTGTTTCATTAGAGACATAAACCATTCTTTCATGGCAAAGCAGACATTACTTAAAGAATCTTTTACGGAGAAACAAATTAGGGACTTAAAAAATCTAGTGTTAAATGCCGCTCCTAATAGAAACATACATATTTCAGACAGAGATTTTGAAGATGTACTGATTCATTTTCTTGTTGCTATTAAGCGGATTAACGAGGGTCTTTATATTAGAAAAGATGAACTGAAGAGCAGGGAAATTCCCCTGGCCCTTGCAAGTTCCGTCGTGATTGATTTATTAAAAGAAATAGAATCGATTTTCAATGTGACAATACCTGAGCCGGAACGTATATATCTATGTCTTCTTTTACTAGGAAAGAAGATCATTCCTAATGAGTTAAAAAATGATACGTCCTCTATTAGGGAAATGAACAAAGTGATAGACGATATGCTTTGTGCAATTTTTTTGGAAATGAATATTGATTTTCGGGAAGATCCAGAATTAAGGACTAGTTTATTTAATCATATAAAAGTGATGTTAAACCGCTTAGAGTATGGATTGAATATACGAAACCCGATACTGAAAGAGATTAAAGAAAAATACCCTTTCTCCTTTGAGATGGCACTAATAGCAGCCCAATCTCTTGATAATAGTTTAAAAATTGAAATAAATGACGAAGAAATAGGGTTTCTGGCTATTCATTTAGAGGGTGCCTTACAGCGTATGGACGCCAATGTCACACGTATACGATGTTTAGTGGTTTGCTCTACAGGTACTGGAAGCGCCCAGTTGTTGAAGTATGGACTAAATAAACATTTAGGAGACCGATTAACGATTATAGGCGTTCAAAGTTATTATGCCCTATCACAAATGGATTTGAAAACGATCGATTTAATAGTTAGCACCATCCAAATTGATGCTGCGCTTCCGATCCCATTTATAAAGGTAAGTCCAATATTATCTGAACAAGATATAATTGCCATTAAAAATAAATTGAAAGCAATCCATACGAAAAATCATTGTGAAATAGCACAGTTTATTAAAGAAGATTTAATTTTTCTACAGATGGAGCTCAGCAGCCCAGAAGAAGTAATTGAGTCCATATGTCAAACAATTATTACTAAACAACTCGCTTCCCCGGATATTACGAAATTAGTTATCGAAAGGGAGATGGCTTCACCAACTTCGTATGGTAATTTAATTGCGATCCCCCACCCATTAAAACATATTAGTTATGAAACCTTTTTAGCTTTTTGTACACTAAAAAAACCGATCAAATGGGGAAATGAAATGGTTCAGTTAATCTGTTTTTTTAATATAAAGAAAAATAATGAAATGGATTTACAAGTCTTATATGAGTTTCTCTATACCATGATCAATGATAAAAATATTGTTGAAAAATTAACAAATTGCCGGACTGTGCCTGAATTTTCGGCACTTTTATACAGTCAGGACAAAAGTAACAAGATTCATATCATAAAATAATATACGGGAAGCTGGAAGAGGTGAAATTTGTCTATGCAACGAAACGATTGAGCGTGTGTTCGGAAGGTTCAAAAGTAAAGCATGGTATGCGTTGGACCGCTTGGAAATAAAATATTCGTTGCCTTGATTGTAAAGAAGATGGACTATTGGACAGGGCAAGGTCCAAAACACGGTACAACATAGTGGGCTCGTAAAGTTCTAATCTCTTAAATTCAGGCGTCCCCCTTTTGTCTACAAACTGAAACTTCCGTATTATAACGGAAGTTTCAGACTGTAGACAAACTCGATGAAAATCGAGTTTGTCTATTTTTATGGCCTGTACAATTTAGACGTTGATTTCCACTCCAGGCACTCGCTTTCCGCGGGCGGTCGGGGAGCCTCCTCGGCTTTGCCTGCGGGGTCTCCCCTAGACGCGCTTTTCCCGCAGGAGTCTCGTACCTTCCGTTCCAATCAACTTTGTCTTACCTTTTAGATAGAACACTTTTGACTGGAGTCATTTTTGTTTTAAAATTGAAGGATTAAAACTTGAGGTGATGAGGATGCTTTCTAAACATGATTCTATTCAGCGAGATCAACTTGAAATGATTACTTTAGATCAACTGGTGCCACCGAACCATTTGGTTCGTAAAATGGAGGCTGCCATTGACTTCACTTTCATTTATGACTTGGTGAAAGATATGTACTCAGAGGTAGGACGCCCAAGTATTGATCCAGTTATTTTAGTTAAACTGACTTTCATTCAATATACCTTCGGTATTCGTTCCATGCGTAAAACGATTGAAGAAGTTGAAACCAATATGGCTTATCGTTGGTTCTTAGGCTATGGTTTCCATGATAAAGTGCCTCATTTCTCTACGTTCGGAAAAAATTATGAGCGACGCTTTAAAGATACAGACCTGTTTGAACAGATTTTCTGTCGCATTTTAATGACAGCTGCTAATAAAAAGTTAATAAGTGTAGAACACGTTTTCGTGGATTCCACACATGTGAAAGCCAGTGCGAATAAACGGAAATTTGAAAAGAAAATCGTTCGTAAAGAAACACGAGCGTATCAAGGACGTCTTCAAGAAGAAATCAATCAAGATCGTGAAAACCACGGAAAGAAGCCTTTTCCACCAGATAAATTTGATAAGGAAGAAACCAAAGCAATTAAAGAAAGTACTACGGATCCTGAGAGTGGCTACTATGTGAAAGATGAACGAACAAAACAGTTTGCCTATTCATTCCATGCGGCCGCAGACGGCAACGGTTTTGTATTGGGAACGATTGTAACACCTGGTAATACACATGACAGTCATATTTTGGAGCCACTTGTTGAGCAAGTGATTGAGAAAGTTGGAAAACCAGAAGCAGTTGCCGCAGATGCAGCTTATAAAACACCAGCGATTACAAGCTACCTATTTAACAAAGAAATCACACCTGCTTTACCCTATACACGTCCTCGTACAAAAGAAGGATTCTTTCGCAAACATGACTATGTTTACGATGAACACTTTGATTGTTACCTTTGCCCTTCGGGAGAAACTTTAAAGTACTCAACAACAAATAAAGAGGGCTATCGCGAATACAAATCGCCCAAACAAATTTGTGCAACATGCTCATTTTTATCACGGTGTACGGAAAGCAAAGACCATCAAAAAGTAGTGACACGGCATATCTGGCAAGCATATGTGGAAGAAGCAGATCATCTGCGTCATCATCAAGAGGTAAAACCTATATATGCGAAACGCAAAGAAACGATTGAGCGTGTATTCGCAGATGCAAAAGAAAAGCATGGTATGCGTTGGACTACTTTAAGGGGACTTAAAAAATTGTCGATGCAGGCGATGCTTACTTTCGCTGCCATGAATGTAAAGAAGATGGCCACTTGGACATGGCAAGGTCCTAAAATGGCTTAACATAGTGGCTCGAAGAGCCCAAATCTCGTAACCTTTGGTCAAAATTTCAAAGGAATTTCAAAAGGGGTTCGGAATTTTTTAATTCCGAACCCCTTTTGTCTACAAACTGAAACTTCCGTATTATAACGGAAGTTTTTTGTGTATGGATGAAAACGTTTTCTTGGTAGGGTAGATACATGGAAGAACAAGTTTGGAACAAGAAATGTTCCGTTAAAGAGAAAGGTTGAGTCAATGTGGAAGCAAGTTTACCGATTAGTTTTCAAATGATCCTGCATGGTGGCAATTCACGGAGTCATTCGATGGAAGCGCTTCAATTTGCAAAGTCGGGTGAGATCGAACAAGCAAAAAAGAGTCTTCAAAAAGCGAAAGAAGAGTTAACACTTGCTCATCGAATACAAACAAATCTCATACAAAACGAAGCAGGGGGGAATAATACTGAAATTTCTCTAATTCTGATTCATGCTCAAGATCATTTAATGAATGCTATCACAGTAAAAGACTTAGCGGAAGAATTTATTTATCTTTACAAAGAATTGAAAGAAATGAAAGAAAGATAAAAATTAAAATTGGGAGTGACTTGAAATGAACATTTTATTATCTTGTGCGGCTGGAATGTCAACCAGTATCATCGTAAAAAAAATGCAAGATGCTGCTGCAGCTCAGGGAAAGGACTATGAAATCATAGCCTTGGATATAGAAAAGGCGGAGAAGGAATTCGAGAAATATGATGTTGTTTTAGTGGGTCCCCAAATCCGCTATATGTTAACCAAATTCAAAGCCAAAGGAGAAAAAGTTGGTATTCCAGTAGAGTTGATTAATCAAATGCATTACGCCATGTGTAACGGAGAAGAAGTGTTGAAACAAGCTGAAAGGTTAGTAGTAACCTAATAAAAAAAGAATGAGGGGAGTTCTATATATGAGGAATGTTTACAATTTCATGGATGAAAAAATCACTCCTGTCGCTTCCAAAATATCCAATCAACGTCATCTTTCTTCAGTAAGAGACGGTCTGATTATGGCCATGCCACTATTAATCATTGGATCTTTTTTCTTGATTCTCGCCTACTTGCCTATTTCGGGTTATCCAGAATTTATGGAGAACATGTTTGGAGGCAACTGGCAGACAAAATTAACCTATCCTGTAAGCGTTACCTACGACATTATGGCATTATTGGTCTCGTTTGGCATAGCATACCGTTTGGCTGAAAAGTACGGAACCATCGATGCAGTAATGACCGGAGTCTTTTCGATGGTCTGCTTCGCGTTAACTGTACCGCAGCATGTTATGTTTACGCCAGAAGGGTCACAAAAGGCTTTGGAAGTTGGAGGAGTTCTTCCTACAGCTCAGTTGGGCAGCCAAGGATTATTTGTTGCCATAGTTATTAGTATTCTTTCCACAGAAATTTATCGTTTCTTCTATGAAAAAGATTTTGTTATCAAGATGCCTGATAGTGTTCCTCCTGCTGTATGGAAGTCATTTTCGGCACTAATTCCTGGAACGATAACGATCTTAGTCATCTGGGGACTTAGATTATTAATTGAAGTTACGCCTTTTGAAAGCATGAATAATATCGTTTCTATCATAATAGGCATCCCTATGCAGTATGTCGGGGGAACTTTGCTTGGGATGATTGTAATCGTATCGGTAATTGGTGTTTTATGGTCTGTTGGACTGCATGGCGATGCCATTTTAAGTGCTTTCACTACTCCGATATGGCTTAAGAATATGGATGAGAACCGAGCTGCATTTCAGGTAGGTAAAGAAATTCCGAATATTTTCACTCAGCAATTTTATGAGTTATTTATTTGTATAGGAGGTACCGGCGCACTGTTTTCCATTGTCATGCTGATGCTTTGGAGAAGCAAAAGTCAACAAATGAAGGAATTGGGCAGGGTTGCCGCACCAGCAAGTGTATTCAATATAAGCGAGCCTGTAATTTTCGGTGTACCAATCGTGTTGAACCCGTATCTATTCATTCCATTTTTCATGACACCGATCATATTGGTTATTGTTACGTATTTTGCCATGAAGACAGGGTTGGTTGCACGACCTGTAGGCATTGCGTTACCTTGGACCACTCCTCCTATCATCAGCGGGTACTTAGCTACAGGTGGTAAAATTTCAGGAGCCGTTATGCAGATTGTGAATATTTTAATAGCTTTAGTCATATATTATCCTTTTTTTAGGATTTGGGATAAGCAAAAATATAGAGAAGAAAGCGATATGAACGAAAAAATCAATCGTGATGTGGAGATGACTTTATGAAACAAGGAATCAAAATTGCAACAATCGGTGGAGGTTCTAGCTACACGCCCGAATTAATTGAAGGATTTATTAAGCGACATAACGAATTGCCTGTAACCGAAATCTGGCTTGCAGATATAGAAGAAGGCAAAGCCAAGCTTGAAATTGTCGGAAATTTAGCAAAACGGATGGTTGAAAAGGCGGGTGTAGCCATTGAAATCCATTTGACATTAGATCGAAAAGAAGCGTTAAAGGATGCCGATTTCGTTACGACACAAATGCGAGTAGGGATGCTGGACGCACGCATGAAAGATGAGGCTATTCCATTAAAGTATGGTGTGATCGGGCAAGAAACAAATGGTCCTGGCGGCTTATTCAAAGGAATGCGTACAATTCCAGTAATTTTAGAAATATGTAAGGAAATGGAGTGTTTATGTCCGGATGCCTGGTTAATTAATTTCACGAATCCTGCAGGTATGGTAACGGAGGCCGTTCTTCGATACAGCAACATCAAGAAGGTAGTCGGACTTTGTAACGGACCGATCGGTACAACTAAAGGTCTTGCCAAAATGTTAGAGGTTGATTCTGAAAGAGTCTATGTCGAATATGCAGGCCTGAACCATATGGTATTTGGTCTTCATGCTTATGTCGATGGTGAAGAAGTAACCAAAGAAGTGATGAGTATGCTGGGGGGAAGGGAAAAGGATGGGATAACCCCGAAAAATATAGCTGCGCTTTCTTGGGAACCTGATTTCATTGAAAGACTTGGTGTCGTCCCAAGTGGATACCATCGATATTATTATCAAACGGATAAAATGCTTCGACAACTTCTGGACGATGCTAAACATGAGGGGACACGCGCAGAAGTGGTCCGAAAACTTGAAAGCGAGCTTTTCGAGTTATATAAAGATGAGAGCTTAGCTGTTAAACCGAAACAATTGGAGGGCCGTGGAGGTGCATACTATAGTGAGGCAGCTGTCCAGCTGATTCACTCCATTCACACGGATAAGCGTGATATCCAAACGGTAAATGTCCGAAATAATGGTGCCTTATCGAGCATTCCCGATGAGTCTGCTGTTGAGATAAACTGTGTTATTACGAAGCATGGCCCTGTTCCACTAACAGTAGGTGACCTACCAATACAAGTAAGAGGACTTGTTCAACAAATTAAATCATTCGAAAGAATAGCGTGTGAAGCGGCCATTACCGGAAACTATCAAACAGCTCTTCTGGCAATGACGATCAATCCACTCGTGCCATCCGACACAGTTGCCAAACAAATATTGGATGAGATGTTGGAAGCACATAAACAATTCCTTCCCCAATTCTTTCAAAGGGAATCAATAACTAAAGCGTAAGTGAGCATATGACCGTTCAGAAACTATGATTATTCTTTAGGAGGAAATTAATAATGGAAGTTTGTGTATTTAAAGATTATAGTGAAATGTCCAAGCAATCTGCAGAGATGATCATTAAAGCAGTGAACGAAAAACCGGATGCATTATTGTGTATTGCCGCTGGAAGTACGCCAACTGGAACATTGCGCTATTTAGTTCAGGAAGCAAAACATAAAAGAGTTGATTTTTCTAATTGCAAATTTGTCGGGCTCGATGAATGGGTAGGTATGGATCGCCATGACGAAGGAAGTTGCCAGCATTATCTATATTCAGAATTTTTCGATGTTTTGAATATTAATCAGGAAAATATTCATTTTTTCGATGCTAAAGCAGAAGACTTAGAAGGAGAATGCAAAAAAACAGATAAATATATAGAAGAGCATGGTCCGATCAATGTATGTATTTTAGGCTTAGGCATGAACGGTCACCTTGCCTTGAACGAGCCAGGCATATCATTCGAATTGTCTAGCCATGTTGTAGACCTTGATAATACTACGAAGGCAGTAGGTCAGAAGTATTTCACTGAAGCTAAAGAACTCTCAAAAGGGATTACATTAGGCTGCCGGCAATTTTTAGATGCTAAATTAGTGATGCTCCAAGTAAATGGCAGTAGAAAAAGAGAGATAGTAAAAAAGCTAATTGAAAAGTCAGTTACAACAGCATTACCTGGAACCATTTTAAAAAAACACGAAAATTCTTTTTTATTACTTGATGAAGAAGCTGCTGAAATTCTCTAATGCCCCCGTTATACAGCT
Coding sequences within:
- a CDS encoding PDR/VanB family oxidoreductase, which gives rise to MRLVGNIQMKVNRIIQETPLVRQFELIPVDGNPLPAFTGGSHVTTFMPAGETIFEREYSIISHPRDRKKYAISIRRDEASRGGSAYWHDYVKEDTRLEVSFPKNNFPLSFRAKHHAFYAAGIGITPFLAMMEDMAAEGQTFELHYAARTPELCAFYDLLKAKYPDQCTFYFSQAEAKSRMTPATMMDHRIGTHVYFCGPLEMVQQYREAASSYGYPEHAIHLELFAAKNDGPKDPFFVDLTDSDRSISVHEGETLLEALLREGIDAPYSCKVGGCGSCEVAVDDGEVDHRDFFLSEENRQSRNSILTCCSRAKGDRLALKL
- a CDS encoding BglG family transcription antiterminator, which translates into the protein MYLHSRSYKILRSMMQRDDDVIIGHHLAKLTNVSARTIQKDIKMLNDIVKQYGACIHSIRSVGYKLEINDPETFYLFIKEEQKRQGVETEVPGDTEERVLFLLRRLLLAEGYVKQDDLAEEMYVSKSTIQKLMKDVREKLAVYKLTLPSKSSFGLKIEGDEFNYRSCISEYCFIRDINHSFMAKQTLLKESFTEKQIRDLKNLVLNAAPNRNIHISDRDFEDVLIHFLVAIKRINEGLYIRKDELKSREIPLALASSVVIDLLKEIESIFNVTIPEPERIYLCLLLLGKKIIPNELKNDTSSIREMNKVIDDMLCAIFLEMNIDFREDPELRTSLFNHIKVMLNRLEYGLNIRNPILKEIKEKYPFSFEMALIAAQSLDNSLKIEINDEEIGFLAIHLEGALQRMDANVTRIRCLVVCSTGTGSAQLLKYGLNKHLGDRLTIIGVQSYYALSQMDLKTIDLIVSTIQIDAALPIPFIKVSPILSEQDIIAIKNKLKAIHTKNHCEIAQFIKEDLIFLQMELSSPEEVIESICQTIITKQLASPDITKLVIEREMASPTSYGNLIAIPHPLKHISYETFLAFCTLKKPIKWGNEMVQLICFFNIKKNNEMDLQVLYEFLYTMINDKNIVEKLTNCRTVPEFSALLYSQDKSNKIHIIK
- a CDS encoding PTS sugar transporter subunit IIB, translating into MNILLSCAAGMSTSIIVKKMQDAAAAQGKDYEIIALDIEKAEKEFEKYDVVLVGPQIRYMLTKFKAKGEKVGIPVELINQMHYAMCNGEEVLKQAERLVVT
- a CDS encoding 6-phospho-beta-glucosidase; this encodes MKQGIKIATIGGGSSYTPELIEGFIKRHNELPVTEIWLADIEEGKAKLEIVGNLAKRMVEKAGVAIEIHLTLDRKEALKDADFVTTQMRVGMLDARMKDEAIPLKYGVIGQETNGPGGLFKGMRTIPVILEICKEMECLCPDAWLINFTNPAGMVTEAVLRYSNIKKVVGLCNGPIGTTKGLAKMLEVDSERVYVEYAGLNHMVFGLHAYVDGEEVTKEVMSMLGGREKDGITPKNIAALSWEPDFIERLGVVPSGYHRYYYQTDKMLRQLLDDAKHEGTRAEVVRKLESELFELYKDESLAVKPKQLEGRGGAYYSEAAVQLIHSIHTDKRDIQTVNVRNNGALSSIPDESAVEINCVITKHGPVPLTVGDLPIQVRGLVQQIKSFERIACEAAITGNYQTALLAMTINPLVPSDTVAKQILDEMLEAHKQFLPQFFQRESITKA
- a CDS encoding DUF3445 domain-containing protein, which translates into the protein MFTQRLDFKTTDLDTFPFPFTSGNYRYSNDLKTLSNINCIEVTPEYRLQVEAKRRLLQEQPHIRFQSFPHTLEMQWEVLEMLIDMATDRYPEHFEVIKDEGSWTFKNHILGESESFVFGDASTLPNEPLDYIGRHFHNDFVLMVHRDSNFYLEVGQVSYAALFSANWNKGMSFDEIHAPVPFVSRKGDELAERVRKFLLSIEPGKPWTRINWNLMADRWDVNYETMDVWEPQRSEITPESAGKLVRLRVEEQKFYRMPRSNAILFVLNTQFLPLEDLTLRQEWFDLTYSVLQDIPEPMAEYKGIAPFLPQSVEYLRRIDEKR
- a CDS encoding PTS lactose/cellobiose transporter subunit IIA, yielding MILHGGNSRSHSMEALQFAKSGEIEQAKKSLQKAKEELTLAHRIQTNLIQNEAGGNNTEISLILIHAQDHLMNAITVKDLAEEFIYLYKELKEMKER
- a CDS encoding aldehyde dehydrogenase family protein, giving the protein MTIIETAVLELKNYINGEWQSSSSNEVIPVINPATQEIIARAPRATKEETELAISAAKDTFKSGVWSGLTAQERASYLYKIADKIDERAEELTILETMDNGKLKAEAAFDIADAASCFRYYAGLVQHPEGETYQVPAPVQAMVVREPVGVAGLIVPWNFPLLMSVWKIAPALAAGNTIVYKPAEVTPVTATKLFEILEEAGIPKGVANMVMGRGTVVGQTIAESKDVDMVSFTGSTDVGRSIMKAAAGNLKKISLELGGKSPNIVFADADLETAVDYGLFGIFFGAGQVCSSGSRILVEESMYAEYVKCFVERASKIKVGPGLAQGSHMGAIVSEAQMKSILNYIEIGKQEGATLATGGYRLVDDGLDKGFFLAPTVFTNVTTDMRIVQEEIFGPVVVIQKFKDEEEAIKLANDTDYGLAGGVFSNDGAKALRVIKKIRAGITWVNDYHPTFVEAPWGGYKQSGIGRSLGKYGLDEYQEIKQININLDVKPIGWFPN
- the celB gene encoding PTS cellobiose transporter subunit IIC; this translates as MDEKITPVASKISNQRHLSSVRDGLIMAMPLLIIGSFFLILAYLPISGYPEFMENMFGGNWQTKLTYPVSVTYDIMALLVSFGIAYRLAEKYGTIDAVMTGVFSMVCFALTVPQHVMFTPEGSQKALEVGGVLPTAQLGSQGLFVAIVISILSTEIYRFFYEKDFVIKMPDSVPPAVWKSFSALIPGTITILVIWGLRLLIEVTPFESMNNIVSIIIGIPMQYVGGTLLGMIVIVSVIGVLWSVGLHGDAILSAFTTPIWLKNMDENRAAFQVGKEIPNIFTQQFYELFICIGGTGALFSIVMLMLWRSKSQQMKELGRVAAPASVFNISEPVIFGVPIVLNPYLFIPFFMTPIILVIVTYFAMKTGLVARPVGIALPWTTPPIISGYLATGGKISGAVMQIVNILIALVIYYPFFRIWDKQKYREESDMNEKINRDVEMTL
- a CDS encoding IS1182 family transposase, with protein sequence MLSKHDSIQRDQLEMITLDQLVPPNHLVRKMEAAIDFTFIYDLVKDMYSEVGRPSIDPVILVKLTFIQYTFGIRSMRKTIEEVETNMAYRWFLGYGFHDKVPHFSTFGKNYERRFKDTDLFEQIFCRILMTAANKKLISVEHVFVDSTHVKASANKRKFEKKIVRKETRAYQGRLQEEINQDRENHGKKPFPPDKFDKEETKAIKESTTDPESGYYVKDERTKQFAYSFHAAADGNGFVLGTIVTPGNTHDSHILEPLVEQVIEKVGKPEAVAADAAYKTPAITSYLFNKEITPALPYTRPRTKEGFFRKHDYVYDEHFDCYLCPSGETLKYSTTNKEGYREYKSPKQICATCSFLSRCTESKDHQKVVTRHIWQAYVEEADHLRHHQEVKPIYAKRKETIERVFADAKEKHGMRWTTLRGLKKLSMQAMLTFAAMNVKKMATWTWQGPKMA